A single Sphingobacteriales bacterium DNA region contains:
- a CDS encoding aminotransferase class V-fold PLP-dependent enzyme translates to MYQRFYSQFLAQNKGIQHFACHSHYYWPDVTRQAMLDYWDDSARLVDRKWDYFFSVKIPEAQAYISKVLGTSDPSQIVFAPNTHEFVVRLLSCFEPGRPVRILTTDSEFHSFRRQIDRLSEYAHFQIDRVSTQPFESFEERFISQFRSQNYDLVFLSHVFFNSGVVSDICQIINQIKDSDALIAIDGYHAFMAIPVNIQDFEHRIFYLAGSYKYAQGGEGCCFMHVPVNQKFRPWNTGWFAHFDSLNASFQGKVEYAENAYAFAGATMDFSPLYRLLSVFRLFEKENISIEKIQNHIRFVQKAFLEEVSKYDHPLINKKRLIFRDLANHGHFFSFQLDSAVQTSKLAKLLEDFNIITDFRNDRIRFGFALYHDGNYDLSVLNTRRAYFFDEFLFS, encoded by the coding sequence ATGTATCAAAGATTTTACAGTCAGTTTTTAGCACAAAATAAAGGTATTCAACATTTTGCGTGTCATAGTCATTATTACTGGCCGGATGTAACCCGTCAGGCTATGCTGGACTATTGGGATGATAGTGCCCGCTTGGTTGACCGCAAATGGGATTATTTCTTTTCTGTGAAAATACCGGAGGCTCAGGCTTATATATCAAAAGTGCTGGGAACATCTGATCCGTCCCAAATTGTTTTTGCTCCCAACACACATGAATTTGTTGTCAGGCTTTTGTCCTGTTTTGAGCCTGGAAGACCTGTCCGTATTCTGACTACCGACAGCGAGTTTCATAGTTTCAGACGACAAATAGACAGATTATCTGAATATGCTCATTTTCAGATAGATAGAGTAAGTACACAACCTTTCGAAAGTTTTGAAGAGCGTTTTATTTCGCAATTTCGTTCGCAAAATTATGATTTGGTTTTTCTGAGCCATGTGTTTTTTAATTCAGGGGTGGTAAGTGATATTTGTCAGATTATCAATCAGATAAAAGATTCAGATGCCCTGATTGCCATTGATGGTTATCATGCATTTATGGCCATACCTGTCAATATTCAGGATTTTGAGCATCGCATTTTTTATCTGGCAGGCTCGTATAAGTATGCACAGGGAGGAGAGGGTTGTTGTTTTATGCATGTTCCTGTAAATCAAAAATTCAGGCCATGGAATACGGGTTGGTTTGCCCATTTTGATTCCTTGAATGCAAGTTTTCAGGGGAAAGTGGAATATGCTGAAAATGCTTATGCCTTTGCCGGTGCAACCATGGATTTTTCTCCGCTTTACAGGCTCCTGAGTGTCTTCAGATTGTTTGAAAAGGAAAATATTTCTATTGAAAAGATTCAAAATCATATTCGTTTTGTACAGAAAGCTTTTTTGGAAGAAGTCAGTAAGTATGACCATCCTTTAATTAATAAGAAAAGATTGATTTTCAGAGATCTGGCAAATCATGGCCATTTCTTTAGCTTTCAGTTGGATTCAGCCGTTCAGACTTCAAAACTGGCAAAACTCCTTGAAGATTTTAATATTATCACTGATTTCAGAAATGACAGAATCAGGTTTGGCTTTGCCCTTTATCATGATGGGAATTACGATTTAAGTGTTTTGAATACCCGCAGAGCTTATTTTTTTGATGAATTTTTGTTTTCATGA